In Deinococcus sp. HSC-46F16, the following are encoded in one genomic region:
- the mutL gene encoding DNA mismatch repair endonuclease MutL: protein MTIHLLPPHVARLIAAGEVVSRPLDVVRELVDNALDAGASRIEIEVEGGGLGLIRVRDNGGGIPADSVALAPARHATSKLAPEAGAVERVTTLGFRGEALWAAAQAGDLHLVTRPAAQVGAAEVTASGDDVTVRRTSAPAGTTVTVRSLFARLPARLRTQAPAAAEVRDITALVGRYVLHHPGLHWRLTVDGEARLTHAPADHRGAVASVYGPLSANRVLMVETDGVRGVVSRPELTRARRDRMHFSVNGRPVLAPPELERAVIDGFAELLPSGVAPLCVLDLTVPPEDHNPNVHPAKQVVALADLPGVAARVRAAVTGALAAHPLVRAAPAPLAPPEPSATPAASGNFPRLTLLGVYQELYLLAQGEGDLWVVDAHAAHERSLYEHFTRALGAQPPVELPEPELLHLTPEQVARLHERGAELRGWGLTLEDFGAGLARLRTLPAVLAALPVPRLHEQIVEAALGDGPDPRREVLARLACAPALKAGMLDAGRGEAVLSALSGCEQPWSCPHGRPTVLRLPERDLAHAFGRRGVRDVARGRDEVPGASPRLPGR from the coding sequence ATGACCATTCACCTGCTCCCCCCCCACGTCGCCCGGCTGATCGCCGCCGGGGAGGTCGTGTCGCGGCCCCTTGACGTGGTGCGCGAACTCGTGGACAACGCCCTGGACGCGGGCGCGAGCCGCATCGAGATCGAGGTGGAGGGGGGTGGCCTCGGCCTGATCCGGGTGCGCGACAACGGGGGCGGCATCCCCGCCGATTCGGTGGCACTGGCCCCCGCCCGGCACGCGACGAGCAAGCTGGCGCCCGAAGCGGGCGCGGTGGAGCGGGTGACCACCCTGGGCTTCCGGGGCGAGGCGCTGTGGGCGGCGGCGCAGGCGGGCGACCTGCATCTGGTGACCCGCCCGGCGGCGCAGGTGGGCGCGGCGGAGGTCACGGCCTCGGGCGACGACGTGACGGTGCGCCGCACCTCCGCCCCGGCGGGGACGACGGTGACGGTGCGGAGCCTCTTTGCCCGCCTGCCCGCCCGCCTCCGCACCCAGGCCCCCGCCGCCGCCGAGGTGCGCGACATCACCGCGCTGGTGGGGCGCTACGTGCTGCACCATCCGGGCCTGCACTGGCGGCTGACTGTGGACGGCGAGGCCCGGCTGACCCATGCCCCCGCCGACCACCGGGGCGCGGTGGCGAGCGTGTACGGACCGCTGAGCGCCAACCGCGTGCTGATGGTCGAAACGGACGGCGTGCGCGGCGTCGTCTCCCGCCCCGAACTCACCCGCGCCCGGCGCGACCGGATGCACTTCAGCGTGAACGGGCGGCCCGTGCTCGCGCCGCCGGAGCTGGAGCGGGCCGTGATCGACGGCTTCGCGGAGTTGCTGCCCTCCGGGGTGGCCCCGCTGTGCGTGCTGGACCTGACCGTCCCCCCCGAGGACCACAACCCCAACGTGCACCCGGCCAAGCAGGTCGTCGCGCTGGCCGACCTCCCCGGCGTGGCGGCGCGGGTGCGGGCGGCGGTGACGGGGGCGCTGGCGGCGCATCCGCTGGTGCGGGCGGCCCCGGCGCCCCTCGCTCCCCCCGAGCCGTCCGCCACGCCCGCCGCGAGCGGCAACTTTCCCCGCCTCACCCTCCTGGGCGTCTATCAGGAGCTGTACCTTCTCGCGCAGGGGGAGGGCGACCTGTGGGTCGTGGACGCGCACGCGGCGCACGAGCGGTCGCTCTACGAGCACTTCACGCGGGCGCTGGGGGCGCAGCCGCCCGTCGAACTCCCCGAACCCGAGCTGCTGCACCTTACCCCCGAACAGGTCGCCCGCCTGCACGAGCGCGGCGCCGAGCTGCGCGGCTGGGGCCTCACGCTGGAGGACTTCGGCGCGGGGCTGGCGCGGCTGCGGACGCTGCCTGCCGTCCTCGCCGCGCTCCCGGTGCCCCGGCTGCACGAGCAGATCGTGGAGGCGGCCCTGGGGGACGGTCCCGATCCCCGCCGCGAGGTGCTCGCCCGCCTCGCCTGCGCCCCCGCGCTGAAGGCCGGGATGCTGGACGCGGGGAGGGGAGAGGCGGTGCTCTCGGCCCTGTCCGGCTGCGAGCAGCCCTGGTCGTGCCCCCACGGGCGGCCCACGGTGCTGCGCCTGCCCGAGCGCGACCTCGCCCACGCCTTCGGGCGCCGGGGAGTGCGCGACGTGGCGCGGGGGCGGGACGAGGTGCCGGGAGCGTCCCCGAGGCTGCCCGGCCGCTGA
- a CDS encoding 4a-hydroxytetrahydrobiopterin dehydratase, whose protein sequence is MSYHPYDPRMAHDASRKLSDGDVQDLKPEGWWGNDGQLYRDFKFGSYMDGVDFTLRIAQMAEEAGHHPDLHLHYARLRVRYFTHDAGGVTMADIEGARAVNRLWEEAQA, encoded by the coding sequence ATGAGCTACCACCCCTACGACCCCCGCATGGCGCACGACGCCAGCCGCAAACTCAGTGACGGCGACGTGCAGGACCTCAAACCCGAAGGCTGGTGGGGCAACGACGGCCAGCTTTACCGGGACTTCAAGTTCGGGAGCTATATGGACGGCGTGGACTTCACCCTGCGGATCGCCCAGATGGCCGAGGAAGCCGGGCACCACCCCGACCTCCACCTCCATTACGCGCGGCTGCGGGTGCGCTATTTCACCCACGACGCGGGCGGCGTCACGATGGCGGACATCGAGGGGGCGCGGGCCGTGAACCGGCTGTGGGAGGAGGCGCAGGCTTGA
- the mutS gene encoding DNA mismatch repair protein MutS has product MLEQYVALRDLHPEFLLLFQCGDFYETFGEDAERLSRLLGIALTHKSSKDFSTPMAGVPIRTLDSNVERLLAAGVRVAVADQIEEPGSGLVDRKVTQLLTPGTVTEERHLTADENYLGAVATGDGYALALLDLSTGEFRCAAFHTRTALYDELARHRAREVLLAPELSGNAALLADFQTRFPVMLSPANFAEDAARDELRAVLGEVPGSLGSAALVRACGAVLGYAREVLQGRLEMVRRVVRYEPGAHMRLTDAAARALEIFHAQSPQGVTLTDVLAETRTAGGRRRLRAWLRAPLLDELSIRSRLDAVESLTRAPDLRGGVRALLYRAHDLERLSARVATRRATPREVASLARTLELLPEATRLLNEQDGLLGSLQARLGGLPDVVTLIRAALVDDPPIRAGEGGLIRDGFHAELDGLRSEALGHRAWLAELETTERVRTGIGSLKVGFNNVFGYYLEVSGANLSKVPADYRQIATLKDRARFTRPDLREREREIARLEAAAGRLELEVFTGLRDGLATHAEALAEAAGALAELDVLAALAEIAVECGWVRPQTSGGAARLSQARHPVVERATGGRFVPNDAELGGTRHTLLLTGPNMAGKSTYLRTVALCALLHQVGSFVPADHAELPVYDAIHTRIGASDDLAGGRSTFMVEMSELATILHGATHRSLVILDEVGRGTSTLDGLAIAQAALEHLHATGAHTLFATHYFELTRLEADLPGLVNLHVAAEEDEGNGLTFYHQVIPGAARQSYGVEVARLAGLPAPVTTRAARLLTALNSGGDDRKLTRELAALDLGRLTPMAALELLHRWQGELRGSGED; this is encoded by the coding sequence ATGCTGGAGCAGTACGTCGCCCTGCGGGACCTTCACCCCGAGTTCCTGCTGCTGTTTCAGTGCGGGGACTTCTACGAGACCTTCGGCGAAGACGCCGAGCGCCTCTCGCGGCTCTTGGGCATCGCCCTGACCCACAAGAGCAGCAAGGACTTCTCCACTCCGATGGCGGGCGTGCCCATCCGGACGCTGGACAGCAACGTCGAACGCCTGCTCGCGGCGGGCGTGCGGGTGGCCGTCGCCGACCAGATCGAGGAACCCGGCTCGGGACTGGTGGACCGCAAGGTCACCCAACTGCTCACGCCGGGCACCGTCACCGAGGAGCGGCACCTCACCGCCGACGAGAACTACCTCGGCGCGGTGGCGACCGGGGACGGGTACGCGCTCGCGCTGCTGGACCTCTCCACCGGGGAGTTCCGCTGCGCCGCCTTCCACACCCGCACCGCCCTCTACGACGAACTCGCCCGCCACCGCGCCCGCGAGGTGCTGCTGGCCCCGGAGCTGTCGGGCAACGCGGCGCTGCTGGCCGATTTCCAGACCCGCTTCCCGGTGATGCTCTCCCCTGCGAACTTTGCAGAGGACGCCGCCCGCGACGAGCTGAGGGCCGTGCTGGGCGAGGTGCCGGGGTCGCTGGGGAGCGCGGCGCTGGTGCGGGCCTGCGGGGCGGTGCTGGGCTATGCCCGCGAGGTGCTGCAAGGGCGGCTGGAGATGGTGCGCCGGGTGGTGCGCTACGAGCCGGGCGCCCATATGCGCCTCACCGACGCGGCGGCGCGGGCGCTGGAGATCTTCCACGCGCAGTCCCCGCAGGGGGTCACCCTGACCGACGTGCTGGCCGAGACGCGCACGGCGGGCGGGCGGCGGCGGCTGCGGGCGTGGCTGCGGGCGCCCCTGCTGGACGAACTCAGCATCCGCTCGCGGCTGGACGCGGTGGAATCGCTGACCCGTGCCCCCGACCTGCGCGGCGGCGTGCGGGCGCTGCTGTACCGGGCGCACGACCTCGAGCGTCTCTCCGCCCGCGTCGCCACCCGCCGGGCCACCCCCCGCGAGGTGGCCTCGCTGGCCCGCACGCTGGAGCTGCTGCCCGAGGCCACCCGGCTCCTGAACGAGCAGGACGGCCTGCTGGGCAGCTTGCAAGCGCGGCTGGGCGGTCTGCCCGACGTGGTGACCCTCATCCGCGCCGCGCTGGTGGACGACCCCCCCATCCGCGCGGGCGAGGGCGGCTTGATCCGCGACGGCTTCCACGCCGAACTCGACGGCCTGCGCTCGGAGGCGCTGGGGCACCGGGCGTGGCTGGCCGAGCTGGAGACCACCGAGCGCGTCCGCACCGGCATCGGCAGCCTGAAGGTGGGCTTCAACAACGTCTTCGGGTACTACCTGGAGGTCAGCGGCGCGAACCTGAGCAAGGTGCCCGCCGACTACCGCCAGATCGCCACCCTGAAAGACCGCGCCCGCTTCACGAGGCCCGACCTACGCGAGCGCGAGCGCGAGATCGCCCGGCTGGAGGCGGCGGCCGGGCGGCTGGAGCTGGAGGTCTTCACCGGGCTGCGCGACGGCCTCGCCACGCACGCCGAGGCGCTGGCGGAGGCGGCGGGGGCGCTGGCCGAACTCGACGTGCTCGCGGCCCTGGCCGAGATCGCGGTGGAATGCGGCTGGGTGCGGCCCCAGACTTCCGGGGGGGCGGCGCGGCTCTCTCAGGCACGGCACCCGGTCGTGGAGCGGGCGACGGGTGGGCGCTTCGTGCCCAACGACGCAGAACTGGGAGGAACGCGCCACACCCTGCTCCTCACCGGGCCGAACATGGCGGGCAAGAGCACCTACCTCCGCACAGTGGCCCTCTGTGCGCTCCTGCATCAGGTCGGCTCCTTCGTGCCCGCCGACCACGCCGAGTTGCCCGTCTACGACGCGATTCATACCCGCATCGGGGCCTCGGACGACCTCGCGGGAGGCCGCAGCACCTTCATGGTGGAGATGAGCGAACTCGCCACCATCCTGCATGGGGCCACCCACCGCAGCCTCGTCATTCTGGACGAGGTGGGGCGCGGGACCTCCACGCTGGACGGTCTCGCCATCGCGCAGGCGGCGCTGGAGCACCTGCACGCGACCGGGGCGCACACCCTCTTTGCCACCCACTACTTCGAGCTGACCCGGTTGGAGGCCGACCTGCCGGGCCTGGTCAACCTCCACGTTGCCGCCGAGGAGGACGAGGGCAATGGCCTGACCTTCTACCATCAGGTCATTCCCGGTGCGGCTCGCCAGAGTTACGGGGTGGAGGTCGCCCGTCTCGCCGGGCTGCCCGCGCCCGTCACCACCCGTGCCGCCCGGCTGCTGACCGCCCTGAACAGCGGTGGGGACGACCGCAAGCTGACCCGCGAACTCGCCGCCCTGGACCTGGGCCGCCTGACGCCGATGGCGGCGCTGGAGCTGCTGCACCGCTGGCAGGGTGAGCTGCGCGGCAGTGGAGAGGACTAG
- a CDS encoding BTAD domain-containing putative transcriptional regulator, with protein sequence MIEAALLGPPELRCGGRAVPLPTRKALALVAYLALEGRTSRAVLAELLWPDAGGGQARGHLRRELHRLRQTPLGTLLAAVAGDVALGPGLTCDVSTFRAQAEAGRLDEALALWRGEPLAGFGLPGAPAFEEWLGGQRERLAGLRQDLLRRRAEALEAAGELRPALAQRLELLRADELTEAHHREVMRLHALLGERAAALRQFERLRQVLADELGLAPLPETLRLAREIGRRTVPRPVPPGPPPLHPPALVGREREWAQMEAAWAAGQPIYITGEPGVGKTRLMLDFAASKGACEPNDGRPGDAGLPYASLARGLRGLLERQPELRGQLPAWVRQELSRLLPELGDARPPPLRVPEDRRRLLDAGLVLLGLGTRDRLALTTDDLHLFDPLSFEAGAYFTGSPALPLRVLVTFRRDELPPVAWQAVREQVDAGRALLLELEPLSVEALAELLEELDLPTPPAGDLAGALHRYTGGNPLFVLETVRHLLGTGELARGLPEHLPPPGRVRPIIARRLEHLPQGAARLAQVAAVAGEDFSLDLAGRVLGTDPLDLAPVLGRLEQDGLLRGERFAHDLLRDGVLASLPGPVRHLLHARVLAALGEGARVAVRARHAVAAGVPQAHPLSLAAAAEATHLLAPQEALGHLGQALSFAPTDRDAFDIYWARLPLWLAVGDRVGWTQDLAALDALAVRLDDPELARRVALAGAGTQPADLP encoded by the coding sequence ATGATCGAGGCCGCTTTGCTGGGTCCGCCGGAACTGCGGTGCGGAGGACGGGCCGTCCCGCTGCCGACGCGCAAGGCCCTCGCGCTGGTGGCCTACCTCGCCCTGGAGGGCCGCACGTCCCGCGCCGTGCTCGCCGAGCTGCTGTGGCCCGACGCGGGAGGCGGGCAGGCGCGTGGGCACCTGCGCCGCGAACTGCACCGCCTGCGCCAGACCCCGCTGGGCACCCTGCTCGCGGCGGTCGCGGGGGACGTGGCGCTGGGGCCGGGCCTGACCTGTGACGTGTCCACCTTCCGGGCACAGGCGGAGGCCGGACGCCTGGACGAGGCGCTGGCCCTGTGGCGGGGCGAGCCCCTGGCCGGATTCGGGCTGCCGGGAGCGCCCGCCTTCGAGGAGTGGCTGGGTGGGCAGCGCGAGCGGCTGGCCGGGCTCCGCCAGGACCTCCTGCGCCGCCGGGCCGAGGCACTGGAGGCGGCGGGTGAGCTGCGTCCGGCGCTCGCCCAGCGCCTGGAGCTGCTGCGGGCCGACGAACTCACCGAGGCCCACCACCGCGAGGTCATGCGGCTGCACGCGCTGCTGGGCGAGCGGGCGGCCGCGCTGCGGCAGTTTGAGCGCCTCAGGCAGGTGCTCGCCGACGAACTCGGCCTCGCCCCCCTGCCCGAGACCCTGCGGCTGGCGCGTGAGATCGGGCGGCGCACGGTCCCGCGCCCGGTGCCGCCCGGTCCTCCTCCCCTCCACCCACCCGCGCTGGTGGGCCGGGAGCGCGAGTGGGCACAGATGGAGGCGGCCTGGGCCGCCGGGCAGCCGATCTACATCACGGGCGAGCCGGGGGTCGGCAAGACCCGGCTGATGCTCGATTTCGCGGCGTCGAAGGGGGCCTGCGAGCCCAACGACGGGCGGCCGGGCGACGCGGGCCTGCCCTACGCCTCGCTGGCGCGGGGGCTGCGCGGCCTGCTGGAGCGGCAGCCCGAGTTGCGCGGACAGTTGCCCGCCTGGGTGCGGCAGGAACTCTCCCGGCTGCTGCCCGAACTCGGGGACGCCCGCCCCCCGCCCCTGCGGGTTCCGGAGGACCGGCGGCGGCTGCTGGACGCCGGGCTGGTGCTGCTGGGTCTGGGCACCCGCGACCGCCTCGCGCTCACCACCGACGACCTGCATCTCTTCGACCCCCTGAGTTTCGAGGCGGGCGCGTACTTCACGGGCAGCCCAGCCCTGCCGCTGCGGGTGCTCGTGACCTTTCGCCGTGACGAACTGCCGCCCGTCGCGTGGCAGGCGGTCCGGGAGCAGGTGGACGCTGGGCGGGCACTGCTGCTGGAACTGGAGCCGCTGTCTGTGGAAGCACTTGCCGAACTGCTGGAGGAACTGGACCTCCCCACGCCCCCGGCCGGGGACCTGGCGGGGGCGCTGCACCGCTACACCGGCGGCAACCCGCTGTTCGTGCTCGAAACGGTGCGCCACCTGCTCGGCACGGGGGAACTCGCGCGGGGGCTTCCGGAACATCTGCCCCCACCGGGCCGGGTGCGGCCGATCATTGCCCGCCGCCTGGAACATCTGCCGCAGGGGGCTGCGCGGCTCGCGCAGGTCGCGGCGGTCGCGGGCGAGGATTTCAGCCTGGACCTCGCGGGCCGGGTGTTGGGCACCGATCCACTGGACCTCGCGCCGGTCCTGGGGCGGCTGGAGCAAGATGGCCTGCTGCGCGGCGAGCGCTTCGCGCACGACCTGCTGCGCGACGGCGTGCTCGCCTCCCTGCCCGGACCCGTCCGTCACCTGCTGCACGCCCGCGTGCTCGCCGCGCTGGGAGAAGGAGCGCGGGTTGCCGTGCGTGCCCGGCACGCGGTCGCGGCGGGCGTGCCGCAGGCCCACCCCCTCAGCCTCGCGGCGGCGGCCGAGGCCACGCACCTCCTCGCCCCCCAGGAGGCGCTGGGGCACCTGGGTCAGGCGCTGAGCTTTGCCCCCACCGACCGCGACGCCTTCGACATTTACTGGGCTCGCCTCCCCCTGTGGCTCGCGGTGGGGGACCGGGTGGGCTGGACGCAGGACCTGGCCGCCCTGGACGCCCTGGCGGTCCGGCTGGACGACCCTGAGCTGGCCCGGCGGGTGGCCCTGGCCGGAGCGGGAACGCAGCCTGCGGACCTGCCCTGA